The following coding sequences lie in one Drosophila bipectinata strain 14024-0381.07 chromosome XR, DbipHiC1v2, whole genome shotgun sequence genomic window:
- the Bap111 gene encoding basic proline-rich protein, with product MALPSNYKQIAVGAPPGAGPANPLQGVGGGSNTGGGGGGSSRSRSAGGGSAADRNKDQTPIFTHSNYGNPAFTPQKVTKSSSSKNQNESRLPKPPKPPEKPILPYMRYSKRVWDSVKAQHPELKLWELGKKIGAMWKLLGDEEKTEFIDEYEAEKLEYEKALKAYHQTPAYQAYMSAKSKVKTDVDMHETPSRGGGSKSQHERRIDIQPAEDEDDQDEGYTAKHMAYARYLRNHRLINEIFSEAVVPDVRSVVTTTRMQVLKRQVSSLTMHQTKLEAELQQMEEKFEAKKQRMVESSEAFQEELKRHCKPAVDEETFQKMVHRMYEDIKRDRQRLDEPNANSATNPAARTEDSGKPAQPGATPAAPEVSAAPPKDQPVMKPAAPAPSPAPASTPTPMPTPSVPHNPPAPVVHHHETASKTDPEPMDIEPPPKPSVPPPPIKPEKLEMAAALPPQSTAADTVPKPEPPKVLVNPNKATNSPPPTEVGAGPAVPAPGVSSGAPPTPPPVQQQVPLGQQQQAGAPPPGMPQMHPHPGHPPPPGHPHMPPHMAPHQPPPGMPGLPPPPHTGYANYGGPPHGPPPGPPGGPSRPYYQPQYGGHPTPQPYYTPFSPYQQSYGPPPGSHYMSPRPPPPQHNGNPGHPYAPEHGSNPPPPQQQQQHLHESAGAPGGAGVPGSAGAPAGGPGVPGGAPGAAAGPYPPPVVGAGPPPVGGAPSGEAPGGAPVPSGAVPAPAAPGKHPEAEKHEAD from the coding sequence ATGGCTCTGCCGAGCAACTATAAGCAGATAGCAGTGGGTGCGCCGCCAGGTGCTGGTCCGGCCAATCCTCTCCAGGGCGTCGGCGGAGGCAGCAACACCGGAGGCGGTGGAGGCGGCAGCAGCCGGTCCAGGTCAGCCGGCGGCGGTAGTGCTGCCGATCGGAACAAGGACCAAACACCCATATTTACCCACAGCAACTACGGGAATCCTGCGTTCACACCGCAGAAGGTAACTAAGTCCTCCAGCAGCAAGAACCAGAACGAGTCCCGACTGCCAAAGCCGCCGAAGCCACCGGAGAAGCCGATTCTGCCGTACATGCGGTACTCGAAACGCGTGTGGGACAGCGTTAAGGCTCAGCATCCGGAGCTGAAACTCTGGGAGCTTGGCAAAAAGATCGGCGCCATGTGGAAGCTACTCGGCGACGAGGAGAAGACGGAATTCATTGACGAGTACGAGGCTGAGAAGCTGGAGTACGAGAAGGCGCTGAAGGCCTACCACCAGACGCCGGCCTATCAGGCGTACATGTCGGCTAAGAGCAAGGTCAAGACTGACGTTGACATGCACGAGACACCTTCGCGTGGCGGCGGCAGCAAGTCCCAGCACGAGCGCCGCATCGATATCCAGCCGGcggaggacgaggacgaccAGGATGAGGGCTACACCGCCAAACACATGGCCTATGCTCGCTACCTGAGGAACCACCGCCTTATCAACGAGATATTCTCGGAGGCTGTGGTGCCGGACGTGCGTTCCGTGGTGACCACCACTAGGATGCAGGTGCTCAAACGGCAGGTGAGCTCGCTCACGATGCACCAGACAAAGCTCGAGGCGGAGCTGCAGCAGATGGAGGAAAAGTTCGAGGCCAAAAAGCAACGCATGGTTGAGTCGAGCGAGGCGTTCCAGGAGGAGCTGAAACGCCACTGCAAGCCGGCGGTGGACGAAGAGACCTTCCAGAAGATGGTGCACCGCATGTACGAGGACATAAAGCGGGACCGCCAGCGGCTGGATGAGCCGAATGCCAACAGCGCCACAAACCCTGCCGCTAGGACAGAGGATTCCGGGAAGCCGGCTCAGCCTGGAGCCACACCCGCCGCTCCGGAAGTTTCTGCTGCCCCGCCCAAGGATCAGCCTGTCATGAAGCCCGCTGCGCCAGCGCCGTCTCCCGCGCCAGCTTCTACACCCACGCCAATGCCCACGCCCAGTGTTCCTCATAATCCGCCCGCTCCAGTTGTGCACCACCATGAGACGGCTAGCAAGACGGATCCAGAGCCAATGGACATTGAGCCGCCGCCAAAACCGTCGGTACCTCCGCCGCCAATCAAGCCGGAAAAGCTGGAAATGGCGGCAGCACTGCCGCCGCAGTCCACGGCTGCAGACACGGTTCCCAAGCCGGAGCCTCCCAAGGTGCTGGTCAATCCAAACAAGGCGACAAACTCGCCTCCGCCGACGGAGGTGGGAGCAGGACCCGCCGTTCCAGCTCCGGGAGTGTCCAGTGGCGCTCCGCCCACTCCACCGCCTGTGCAGCAGCAGGTTCCTTTgggccaacagcaacaagcgGGTGCTCCTCCACCGGGCATGCCCCAGATGCATCCACATCCGGGCCACCCGCCCCCGCCAGGACATCCGCACATGCCACCCCACATGGCGCCGCACCAGCCCCCTCCAGGAATGCCGGGATTGCCGCCGCCACCGCACACAGGCTACGCTAACTATGGCGGTCCACCACATGGTCCGCCACCAGGACCTCCTGGCGGTCCCTCGCGCCCGTACTACCAGCCTCAGTACGGAGGACATCCCACGCCGCAGCCGTATTACACTCCGTTTTCGCCGTACCAACAGTCCTATGGACCTCCTCCGGGCTCGCACTACATGTCGCCGCGTCCACCGCCACCGCAGCACAACGGCAATCCAGGACATCCGTACGCGCCGGAACACGGCAGCAATCCACCACctccgcagcagcagcaacagcacctTCACGAGTCGGCAGGAGCACCAGGCGGAGCAGGGGTGCCTGGATCCGCAGGAGCGCCTGCCGGAGGACCTGGCGTACCGGGCGGCGCACCAGGGGCAGCAGCAGGACCCTATCCACCCCCAGTAGTCGGAGCGGGACCACCGCCAGTCGGTGGCGCACCGTCGGGGGAGGCTCCAGGCGGCGCACCGGTCCCTAGCGGGGCTGTGCCGGCGCCAGCGGCTCCTGGCAAGCACCCCGAGGCGGAGAAGCACGAAGCGGACTGA
- the His3.3B gene encoding histone H3.3A: MARTKQTARKSTGGKAPRKQLATKAARKSAPSTGGVKKPHRYRPGTVALREIRRYQKSTELLIRKLPFQRLVREIAQDFKTDLRFQSAAIGALQEASEAYLVGLFEDTNLCAIHAKRVTIMPKDIQLARRIRGERA; this comes from the exons ATGGCCCGTACTAAGCAGACCGCCCGTAAGTCGACCGGAGGAAAGGCTCCGCGTAAGCAGCTGGCCACCAAGGCCGCTCGTAAGTCCGCCCCGTCCACCGGCGGAGTTAAGAAGCCCCATCGTTATCGCCCTGGAACCGTGGCTCTCCGTGAGATCCGTCGCTACCAGAAGTCCACTGAGCTGCTCATCCGCAAGCTGCCCTTCCAGCGCTTGGTGCGTGAGATTGCCCAGGACTTCAAGACCGATTTGCGTTTCCAGTCGGCAGCCATCGGTGCTCTGCAG GAAGCTTCGGAGGCGTACTTGGTGGGTCTTTTCGAGGACACCAACTTGTGCGCTATCCACGCCAAGCGCGTGACCATCATGCCCAAGGACATCCAGCTGGCGCGCCGCATTCGTGGCGAACGTGCTTAA